A portion of the Chryseobacterium tructae genome contains these proteins:
- the rny gene encoding ribonuclease Y, with translation MIEVIVGVVCLVIGAAVGIMFSKSSLNTKAKFIIDDAKKNAENLIEKANVQAESIKKEKNLQAKEKFLELKSQHDSDIQARERKMQEAEKRTKDKEHKVTDELSKTAKLEKDLDRQIADYAKKNEILDKKQHELDTATAKKVEVLEKISNYTADEAKAELVETMKAEAKTRAQAHVQSIMEEAQMNAKNEARKIVIQTIQRIGTEQAIENSVSVFNIESDEVKGRIIGREGRNIRALEAVTGVEIIVDDTPEAILLSCFDPVRREIARLSLHRLVTDGRIHPARIEEVVEKTRKQIEEEIIEVGKRTIIDLGIHGLHPELIKIVGRMKYRSSYGQNLLQHSREVANIAATMAAELGLNVKLAKRAGLLHDIGKVPEQESELPHALLGMQWAEKYGENPEVVNAIGAHHDEIEMKSLLSPIIQVADAISGARPGARRQVLESYIQRLKDLESAALSFDGVSSAYAIQAGRELRVMVESGKVNDEVASQLSYDISEKIQNELTYPGQVKVTVIRETRAVNIAR, from the coding sequence ATGATAGAAGTTATAGTCGGTGTTGTATGTTTAGTAATCGGAGCTGCCGTGGGAATAATGTTCTCAAAAAGCTCTCTGAATACTAAGGCAAAATTCATTATAGATGATGCCAAGAAAAACGCCGAAAACCTTATAGAAAAAGCTAACGTACAAGCTGAATCCATAAAGAAAGAAAAGAACTTACAAGCTAAAGAAAAGTTTCTTGAATTGAAATCTCAGCATGACTCAGATATTCAGGCTCGTGAAAGAAAAATGCAGGAAGCTGAAAAAAGAACGAAGGATAAGGAGCATAAAGTGACTGACGAACTTAGCAAGACCGCAAAACTAGAAAAAGACTTAGACAGACAGATTGCAGATTATGCTAAAAAGAATGAAATTTTAGACAAAAAACAGCATGAATTAGATACAGCTACTGCTAAAAAAGTAGAAGTACTTGAAAAAATCTCTAATTACACCGCTGATGAAGCTAAAGCAGAATTGGTAGAAACCATGAAGGCAGAAGCGAAAACAAGAGCACAGGCACACGTTCAGAGCATTATGGAAGAAGCTCAGATGAACGCTAAGAATGAAGCTAGAAAAATTGTTATCCAAACAATTCAGAGAATCGGAACAGAACAGGCTATCGAGAACTCAGTATCAGTATTCAACATTGAATCTGACGAGGTAAAAGGTAGAATCATTGGTAGAGAAGGTAGAAACATCCGTGCTTTAGAAGCGGTAACAGGGGTTGAAATTATTGTAGATGACACTCCGGAGGCTATTCTTCTTTCTTGCTTTGATCCGGTAAGAAGAGAAATTGCAAGACTATCACTTCACAGATTGGTAACTGACGGTAGAATTCACCCGGCAAGAATCGAAGAAGTGGTAGAAAAAACAAGAAAACAAATTGAAGAGGAAATCATTGAAGTAGGTAAGAGAACGATCATCGATTTAGGAATCCACGGATTACACCCTGAATTGATCAAAATCGTAGGGAGAATGAAATACCGTTCTTCTTACGGACAGAACTTACTACAGCACTCAAGAGAAGTAGCTAACATCGCTGCAACTATGGCTGCTGAATTAGGATTAAACGTTAAGTTAGCTAAAAGAGCAGGTCTATTACACGATATTGGTAAAGTTCCTGAGCAGGAATCAGAATTACCACACGCGTTATTAGGAATGCAATGGGCTGAGAAATACGGTGAAAACCCAGAGGTTGTAAACGCAATCGGTGCTCACCACGACGAAATTGAAATGAAGTCTCTATTATCTCCGATCATTCAGGTAGCTGATGCGATTTCAGGAGCAAGACCAGGAGCAAGAAGACAAGTATTGGAATCTTACATCCAAAGACTGAAGGATCTTGAATCTGCAGCATTAAGCTTTGATGGAGTATCAAGTGCTTATGCAATCCAGGCAGGTAGAGAATTAAGAGTAATGGTAGAAAGTGGAAAAGTAAACGACGAAGTTGCTTCTCAACTGTCTTATGATATCTCAGAAAAAATTCAGAATGAACTTACTTACCCTGGACAGGTGAAAGTAACTGTAATCAGAGAAACAAGAGCCGTGAATATTGCAAGATAA
- a CDS encoding cell division protein ZapA — translation MEVRRITVNIAGRVYPLNVPAAEEETLRKVGKQIENMIKDFEQNFDVRDKQDALAMCALKLGTNAEVVSLNYEKNINSTNERLQQINQSLNEIGK, via the coding sequence ATGGAGGTAAGGAGAATAACCGTCAACATTGCAGGAAGAGTGTATCCGCTGAACGTACCGGCGGCAGAGGAAGAGACTTTGCGTAAGGTAGGGAAGCAGATCGAGAATATGATTAAAGATTTTGAACAGAACTTCGATGTAAGAGATAAACAAGATGCTTTAGCAATGTGTGCCCTAAAATTAGGAACCAATGCAGAAGTAGTTTCTCTTAACTACGAAAAAAATATTAATTCAACCAACGAAAGATTACAACAGATCAATCAATCGTTGAATGAAATCGGGAAATAG
- a CDS encoding porin family protein translates to MNKFLLKALVLTSVNVAVFANAQFRTRNRMDKLEDFDEQKFSWGFYLNGNKLDYRIVLNSTYGMENNQNLVTSTKESYSFGAGLIAKWRLNDYLDVRVEPGLQFAQRQLTFNTQANDRFQGGTTTNPIFTPIPLQEKDKVRDIKSTLVDIPVLLELHGRRWYNSRPYVAAGVNYIVNLQSNSSSTDDNMQQIFRSTTHNFAWSAEMGIQFYFNKFKLTPAIRGTFFMNNEKVADNATTPPYWASAISTLQTRAVMFVLKFE, encoded by the coding sequence ATGAATAAATTTCTATTAAAAGCACTGGTTTTAACCTCAGTAAATGTTGCCGTTTTTGCAAACGCGCAATTTAGAACCCGAAACAGAATGGATAAGCTGGAAGATTTCGACGAGCAGAAATTCAGTTGGGGTTTTTATTTGAACGGGAATAAACTAGACTACCGAATCGTACTCAATTCCACTTATGGAATGGAAAATAATCAAAATCTCGTGACCAGTACCAAAGAAAGCTATAGCTTCGGTGCCGGGCTTATCGCAAAATGGAGATTGAATGATTATTTGGATGTAAGAGTAGAGCCGGGGTTACAGTTTGCGCAAAGACAGTTGACTTTTAATACTCAAGCTAATGATAGATTTCAAGGTGGAACTACCACCAATCCTATTTTTACGCCGATTCCTTTACAGGAAAAAGATAAAGTAAGAGACATTAAATCTACATTGGTTGATATTCCGGTACTTTTGGAACTTCATGGACGAAGATGGTATAATTCAAGACCTTATGTTGCGGCAGGGGTGAATTATATTGTAAATCTTCAGTCTAATTCTAGTTCTACAGATGATAACATGCAGCAAATCTTCAGATCCACTACCCACAACTTTGCGTGGTCTGCAGAAATGGGAATTCAATTTTATTTCAATAAATTTAAGCTGACTCCTGCCATCAGAGGAACATTCTTCATGAACAATGAGAAAGTGGCTGATAATGCGACTACGCCTCCTTATTGGGCTTCTGCTATCTCTACATTACAAACCAGAGCGGTGATGTTTGTACTGAAATTCGAATAA
- the ubiE gene encoding bifunctional demethylmenaquinone methyltransferase/2-methoxy-6-polyprenyl-1,4-benzoquinol methylase UbiE codes for MTKDITKVTPYNSEATKKSQVEDMFDNIAPKYDLLNRVLSMKIDILWRNKLVKWMKNDNPQEVLDVATGTGDLAITIEKGTGSKVVGLDLSQQMLNVGVIKIKKLKLDGKISMQKGDAENLPFEDNRFDAVSVAFGVRNFENLPKGLAELRRVVKDNKSVYILEFSKVEGFMGPFYMFYFKNILPAIGKLVSKDNRAYTYLPDSVNAFPFGEKMKQILLDTGFKKVEYKKLSLGIATIYKATK; via the coding sequence TTGACAAAAGATATCACTAAAGTTACTCCCTACAATTCTGAGGCTACAAAGAAGAGCCAGGTAGAGGATATGTTCGACAATATTGCGCCGAAATATGACCTTTTGAACCGTGTTTTATCCATGAAAATTGATATTTTATGGAGAAATAAATTGGTAAAATGGATGAAAAATGATAACCCGCAAGAAGTGCTGGATGTGGCTACAGGAACGGGAGATCTGGCAATTACCATTGAAAAAGGAACCGGTTCAAAAGTAGTTGGTTTAGATTTATCACAACAAATGCTCAATGTTGGCGTTATTAAAATAAAAAAACTTAAATTAGACGGCAAAATTTCCATGCAAAAAGGAGATGCAGAAAATTTACCTTTCGAGGACAATAGATTTGATGCTGTTTCCGTTGCATTTGGAGTAAGGAATTTTGAAAACCTACCCAAAGGTTTGGCAGAGTTAAGAAGAGTAGTGAAAGATAACAAGAGTGTTTATATACTGGAGTTTTCAAAGGTTGAGGGTTTCATGGGGCCATTTTATATGTTTTATTTCAAAAATATATTACCTGCTATAGGTAAACTGGTTTCCAAAGATAATAGGGCGTATACATACCTTCCGGATTCTGTAAATGCTTTTCCTTTCGGGGAGAAGATGAAGCAAATTCTTTTAGATACGGGATTTAAGAAAGTTGAATATAAAAAATTAAGTTTGGGTATAGCCACAATTTATAAAGCAACAAAGTAA